The proteins below are encoded in one region of Pseudoduganella armeniaca:
- a CDS encoding choice-of-anchor X domain-containing protein: MRAALVAMLAGMVFAAPALAGTLGTPTLAPASIGAGAPAVVRISVPIGDPNYIDGSANVQRLAADGAVQGIVGTLRDDGQGGDASAGDGIHTMAMTLTEPAGSVRFQVSAAFRKEVRRTVSAAVTLTVTPASGVPTITAARFTVTAATTGVPAVGVASATVQSASAPTTLVLQKIDAAGAVLASLGTLHDDGADGDATAGDANYALRSTVLENSPGTLRYRIAGTFPGHVQTVYSNVFTVAVAGTATGVEITSPANGAYLNTPAITVAGSVGDPAARVTLNGITAVVSGTSFNASVPLNEGPNTITAVATNSGGTTTTASILVTLDTTAPKVEIYSPVANAVTTGDKATVSGMVNDIVVGTVNPQQATVTVNGIAAEVLNRSFIARDVPLQAGANTIQAVATDRAGNRATTATSVTRSASGGLALVSGNNQRAAAGALLAAPLVVALTDARGAPVANRPVVFRVVGLDGTVAATALPGPGLPAVAVNTDSEGKARAYYRLGSRAGGGNLVEASTAAAQATVDFVATGTPGAPQLMVVDSGNNQTGAAGQALPFPLIAIVTDGTYNRLAGVPVTFTVKEGGGGFGPSHQATLQATSDSDGRVAATFALGPNQGVNNNVVEANFAGGTGYAATFTANGLLPGPAAQTRISGVVLDNSNQPIPGVTMRLLQITQGNRSNIPQEMAEAVRTDAQGQFVMQPVPVGVFKLMADGGSATRDGIWPTLDFDMVTVPGQDNTPGMPIFLPALNPNNRVCVDESTGGTLTLPEVPGFALAIAPGSATFPGGSRSGCVHVTPVNLDKVPMAPGFGQQPRFVVTIQPVGTHFSPPARMTIPNVDGLAPRAVTEMYSYDHDLASFVAIGSATVSADGATITSDPGSGVIKAGWHCGGNPNTSGSAGTCPTCQKCEGSSCVADAAKDGQVCDLAPSGQGVCRAGNCVPVRLTILVNNTAGTNDDITALNGPQTLPITVRMDDGPSTPISVTLTLTPGGRGSLNTTTVSLAKGQSTGVVFTPSAASAAANDVKIAAKVNGNELATGNLTVVNITLARIATPTDAAGIPDRITPRKDTDTQVTLVPSLDGSGQSVELATLDTSAANGDYTVGGGTTKQLTHTETVKLRGTVQTAPTGGAGGGNARKLKLAAKVRGAQVTQSNGFSVAAIAELVAEGYQGNVVGVPGAVGIIVSVTVKSDSGTDGDLSECEFSEQIEVKAETGALVGLGGGLNSSYLGCIGNYTDTHSTGTAWLTGAGTQKIDQTHTLKDRRLGITDIPIRRSGFKIDRTVFAPAAPPPPFRLTTSKYGAGATANGHTAQAGTPAAPMTGTQP, encoded by the coding sequence ATGCGAGCTGCCCTTGTTGCCATGCTGGCCGGCATGGTGTTTGCCGCCCCGGCCCTTGCCGGCACGCTCGGCACCCCCACGCTGGCACCGGCCAGCATCGGCGCCGGCGCGCCCGCCGTCGTCAGGATCAGCGTCCCGATCGGCGACCCCAACTACATCGACGGCAGCGCCAACGTGCAGCGGCTGGCCGCCGACGGCGCCGTGCAAGGCATCGTCGGCACGCTGCGCGACGACGGCCAGGGTGGCGATGCCAGCGCCGGCGACGGCATCCACACGATGGCCATGACGCTGACCGAGCCGGCCGGCAGCGTGCGCTTCCAGGTCTCGGCGGCGTTTCGCAAGGAAGTGCGGCGTACCGTCTCGGCAGCCGTGACGTTGACCGTCACCCCCGCCAGCGGCGTCCCGACCATCACGGCGGCGCGGTTCACGGTGACGGCGGCCACCACCGGCGTGCCGGCGGTCGGTGTCGCCAGCGCGACGGTGCAGTCGGCCAGCGCGCCGACTACGCTGGTGCTGCAGAAGATCGACGCGGCGGGTGCCGTGCTGGCCAGCCTCGGCACCCTGCACGACGATGGCGCCGATGGCGACGCGACGGCCGGCGACGCCAACTACGCGCTGCGCTCCACCGTGCTGGAAAACAGCCCGGGCACGCTGCGCTACCGCATCGCCGGCACCTTCCCGGGCCATGTGCAGACGGTGTATTCGAACGTCTTCACCGTCGCCGTGGCAGGCACGGCGACGGGCGTCGAAATCACCAGCCCGGCCAACGGCGCCTACCTGAACACGCCCGCCATCACGGTCGCCGGCAGCGTGGGCGACCCGGCCGCGCGCGTCACGCTGAACGGCATTACCGCGGTGGTCAGCGGCACCTCGTTCAACGCCTCCGTGCCGCTCAACGAAGGGCCGAACACGATCACGGCCGTCGCCACCAACAGCGGCGGCACCACGACGACGGCCAGCATCCTCGTCACGCTCGACACCACCGCGCCGAAGGTGGAAATCTATTCGCCGGTCGCCAATGCCGTCACCACCGGCGACAAGGCCACCGTCAGCGGCATGGTCAACGACATCGTGGTCGGCACCGTCAATCCGCAGCAGGCAACCGTTACCGTCAACGGCATCGCCGCCGAGGTGCTCAACCGCAGCTTCATCGCGCGCGACGTGCCGCTGCAGGCCGGCGCCAACACGATCCAGGCGGTGGCCACAGACCGCGCCGGCAATCGCGCCACCACCGCCACCAGCGTCACGCGCAGCGCCAGCGGCGGCCTGGCCCTGGTCTCGGGCAACAACCAGCGCGCCGCGGCCGGCGCCCTGCTGGCCGCGCCGCTGGTGGTGGCGCTGACCGACGCGCGCGGCGCCCCGGTGGCGAACCGGCCCGTCGTGTTCCGGGTCGTGGGGCTGGACGGCACGGTGGCCGCCACCGCCCTGCCCGGCCCTGGCCTGCCGGCAGTCGCCGTGAATACGGACAGCGAAGGCAAGGCGCGCGCCTACTACCGGCTCGGCAGCCGGGCCGGTGGCGGCAACCTGGTCGAAGCCAGCACCGCCGCCGCCCAGGCGACGGTGGACTTCGTGGCGACCGGCACCCCCGGCGCGCCCCAGCTGATGGTGGTCGACTCGGGCAACAACCAGACCGGCGCGGCCGGTCAGGCCCTGCCCTTCCCGCTGATCGCCATCGTGACCGACGGTACCTACAACCGCCTGGCCGGCGTGCCGGTAACGTTTACCGTCAAGGAAGGGGGCGGCGGCTTCGGCCCCAGCCACCAGGCCACCCTGCAGGCGACCAGCGACAGCGACGGCCGGGTGGCGGCGACGTTCGCGCTGGGGCCGAACCAGGGCGTCAACAATAACGTGGTCGAGGCCAACTTCGCCGGCGGCACGGGCTACGCGGCCACGTTTACCGCCAACGGCCTGCTGCCTGGCCCCGCCGCGCAGACCAGGATCAGCGGCGTGGTGCTGGACAACAGCAACCAGCCCATCCCGGGCGTGACGATGCGCCTCTTGCAGATCACGCAGGGCAACCGCAGCAATATCCCGCAGGAGATGGCCGAGGCGGTGCGTACCGACGCCCAAGGCCAGTTCGTCATGCAGCCGGTGCCGGTGGGCGTGTTCAAGCTGATGGCGGACGGCGGCTCGGCCACGCGCGACGGCATCTGGCCGACCCTGGACTTCGACATGGTCACGGTGCCGGGCCAGGACAACACGCCCGGCATGCCGATCTTCCTGCCGGCGCTGAACCCGAACAACCGCGTCTGCGTCGACGAAAGCACGGGCGGCACGCTGACCCTGCCCGAGGTGCCGGGCTTCGCGCTGGCCATCGCGCCCGGCTCCGCCACCTTCCCGGGCGGCTCGCGCAGCGGCTGCGTGCACGTTACGCCCGTCAATCTCGACAAGGTACCGATGGCGCCCGGCTTCGGCCAGCAGCCCCGTTTCGTCGTCACCATCCAGCCGGTCGGCACCCACTTCAGCCCGCCGGCGCGCATGACGATCCCGAACGTGGACGGCCTGGCGCCGCGCGCCGTCACCGAGATGTATTCGTACGACCACGACCTGGCCAGCTTCGTGGCGATCGGCAGCGCGACGGTCAGCGCCGACGGCGCCACCATCACGTCCGATCCCGGCTCCGGCGTCATCAAGGCCGGCTGGCACTGCGGCGGCAACCCCAACACGTCCGGCTCGGCCGGCACCTGCCCGACCTGCCAGAAGTGCGAAGGCTCCAGCTGCGTGGCCGATGCCGCCAAGGACGGCCAGGTGTGCGACCTGGCGCCCTCGGGCCAGGGCGTGTGCCGGGCCGGCAACTGCGTGCCCGTGCGGCTGACGATCCTGGTCAACAACACGGCCGGCACCAACGACGACATCACGGCACTGAACGGGCCCCAGACGCTGCCGATTACCGTGCGCATGGACGACGGTCCCAGCACGCCCATCAGTGTGACGCTGACCCTGACGCCGGGCGGGCGCGGCAGCCTGAACACGACGACGGTGTCCCTGGCCAAGGGCCAGTCGACGGGCGTGGTGTTCACGCCCTCCGCGGCCAGCGCGGCCGCCAACGACGTCAAGATCGCGGCCAAGGTGAACGGCAACGAGCTGGCGACCGGTAACCTGACGGTGGTCAACATCACGCTGGCGCGCATCGCCACGCCGACCGATGCGGCCGGCATCCCGGACCGCATCACGCCGCGCAAGGACACCGACACCCAGGTCACGCTGGTGCCCAGCCTGGACGGCAGCGGCCAGTCGGTCGAGCTGGCCACGCTCGACACGAGCGCCGCGAACGGCGACTACACGGTCGGCGGCGGCACCACCAAGCAGCTGACGCACACGGAAACGGTCAAGCTGCGCGGCACCGTGCAGACCGCGCCGACCGGCGGCGCCGGCGGCGGCAATGCGCGCAAGCTCAAGCTGGCCGCCAAGGTGCGCGGGGCCCAGGTGACGCAGTCGAACGGCTTCAGCGTGGCCGCCATCGCCGAGCTGGTCGCCGAGGGCTACCAGGGCAACGTGGTCGGCGTGCCGGGCGCCGTCGGCATCATCGTGTCCGTCACCGTCAAGTCCGACAGCGGCACCGACGGCGACCTGAGCGAGTGCGAATTCTCCGAGCAGATCGAGGTGAAGGCGGAGACCGGCGCGCTGGTCGGCCTGGGCGGCGGCCTGAACTCCAGCTACCTGGGCTGCATCGGCAACTACACCGACACGCACAGCACCGGAACGGCCTGGCTGACCGGCGCGGGCACGCAGAAAATCGACCAGACCCACACGCTGAAGGACCGCCGCCTGGGCATCACCGACATCCCGATCCGCCGCTCCGGCTTCAAGATCGACCGCACCGTGTTCGCGCCAGCGGCCCCGCCGCCGCCGTTCAGGCTGACGACATCGAAGTATGGCGCGGGCGCCACCGCCAACGGCCATACGGCGCAGGCCGGCACCCCGGCAGCCCCCATGACAGGAACCCAGCCATGA
- a CDS encoding HEAT repeat domain-containing protein gives MKLSTILWLACGCAATLAHAECPLDVQATPTRADWHAGEPIEVNVRIANRADRPAALALAYPSLGGQGHPGIGFSLRPNAPLTASTNAIESVLQIAPRAALDVHVYANKYLPALPPGASRVYWQLEIACLDGKGAFLAPGKFAGAFTVRIAAGALPDAPAVVARYAQRLDASDPQQRREAIEALSNMPDPAVLPALGKVYQYGYRNDALQALRKFDGHPAAASMLVEILATADAGAARNALRIATGWKTPLPPELLEQVAGGTSLPARLALVDYLAARRSAANDALLQRLAADDDETLAKSARAALAKPAPTR, from the coding sequence ATGAAACTCTCCACCATCCTGTGGCTGGCCTGCGGCTGCGCCGCCACGCTGGCCCACGCCGAGTGCCCGCTCGACGTCCAGGCGACGCCGACGCGCGCCGACTGGCACGCCGGCGAGCCGATCGAAGTCAACGTGCGTATCGCCAACCGCGCCGACCGGCCGGCCGCGCTGGCGCTGGCCTACCCTTCGCTGGGCGGCCAGGGCCACCCAGGCATCGGGTTCTCGCTGCGTCCGAACGCACCGCTGACGGCATCGACCAACGCCATCGAGAGCGTGCTGCAGATCGCGCCGCGCGCTGCGCTGGACGTGCATGTCTACGCCAACAAATACCTGCCGGCGCTGCCGCCGGGCGCCAGCCGCGTCTACTGGCAACTGGAGATCGCCTGCCTGGACGGCAAGGGTGCCTTCCTCGCCCCCGGCAAGTTTGCCGGCGCTTTCACGGTGCGCATCGCCGCCGGCGCGCTGCCGGATGCGCCGGCCGTTGTGGCACGGTACGCGCAACGGCTCGACGCCAGCGACCCGCAGCAACGCCGCGAGGCCATCGAGGCGCTGTCCAACATGCCCGACCCGGCCGTGCTGCCGGCACTGGGCAAGGTCTATCAGTATGGCTATCGCAACGACGCCTTGCAGGCGCTGCGCAAGTTCGACGGCCATCCCGCGGCCGCCAGCATGCTGGTCGAGATCCTGGCGACGGCCGATGCCGGTGCCGCCCGCAACGCGCTGCGCATCGCCACCGGCTGGAAAACGCCCCTGCCGCCCGAATTGCTGGAGCAGGTCGCTGGCGGCACGTCGCTGCCGGCCCGCCTGGCCCTGGTCGATTACCTGGCCGCGCGCCGTTCCGCGGCCAACGACGCGCTGCTGCAACGGCTGGCGGCCGACGACGACGAAACGCTGGCCAAGTCGGCGCGCGCCGCGCTGGCCAAACCCGCACCGACCCGGTAG
- a CDS encoding Ig-like domain-containing protein: MRPLALSSLPRAPRSSGPAMPQCGSPRAGRSGVRLRATVLHATMLLLAGLLLAWTPVLRAAGLNEHCTVSVLNRNVQARADGTWVLPNLPANFGRVRARATCVEGGTTTYGQSAEFVIPANGSITLPPILLGPTTPIPTHLRVTVPDTTLASAGATTQVRAQASYADGKQTDVTASGTSFSISNPAIATITPQGLVTAVRSGTVVIQAINEGTQGITQLRVALAGADSDGDGIPDAEELRLGMNPNNAADALLDLDRDGLTAVDEYRAGTDARNGDTDGDGLPDGGEVQCTVGFCTSPVLADTDGDGVRDGTEIRTGSDPTSAASVNFGAALQAIRVTPANFTLIVNALTGSASVQLTVTGTMIDGVDIDLTSTARQTTYASSNVATCNFGAPDGRVHASTAGSCDITVANNGHSATVHGTVQDFAPGALSFLAIPGFANGVAVSGEFAFVAAGSAGLQVVALGADRRTPAILASLNLSASANDIALAGNLAYLATSGGLKVVDVTTPAAPRLLGTFAGVGNAMGVKVRGTTAYVVGGGTLYIVSVANPGAMIQVGSLALGGTGWNVDVDLTRNLAAVAMGGAGLKLVDISNLSAPLLRGSASTGDARGVALRGTTAIVADYASSMTAVDIADPGAPVVLSSTPQALGGLLTNVTLAGNFALGADVVFVNGVPIVDISNPASLQPRAILNFTDRDDNGMGIASDDSYVYLVADRNNLERGGSSGDSRLYIGQYQPRIDLAGVAPTATITAPANGAQVYEGAPLTVSVDAQDDITVAAVRFLVNGQTAFTSTGAPYQYTMTVPRGVSALELGAVARDLGGNEGSAAAVTVGVVPDPLTQVVGQVVDEAGTPLAGALVTAPGGRTGSTGADGRFAIREVPTVLGDLVLQAAWTPAGGAIRTGASAPTPPVRGGVTDVGAISVIDVRFETEYGTLWTTCDDCFTPRTLPFSFPFYGTQRGSAFVGSNGYLTFDSGDSTYTENVPAFTRLPRISAFFDDLIGGGGVLINDQLPDRFVVTYDRTRQYSEGGSNTLQIQLYRDGRIVFAYKGMTALRSGAIAGITPGPEAPFQQVDFSATPALDIPAGSAVYEYFTAASQFDLDNSFVVLTPNAAGGYNVRTILPPAAVPAATLTTAAPLQQAAPTGLRARQAAAPAPATLAGAEVRVTSSGNPRYRGMANTDAAGGFTLKGVPPGGINVEVWRDGSLLARGTALSGAADQKVPVQLVAPEAKQKR; the protein is encoded by the coding sequence ATGCGACCCCTTGCCTTGTCCAGCCTTCCCCGGGCGCCGCGCTCCAGCGGGCCCGCCATGCCGCAATGCGGATCTCCACGGGCCGGCCGCAGCGGCGTGCGGCTGCGCGCCACCGTGCTGCATGCGACGATGCTGCTGCTGGCCGGCCTGCTGCTGGCCTGGACGCCCGTGTTGCGGGCAGCCGGCTTGAACGAGCACTGCACCGTCAGTGTGCTGAACCGCAATGTCCAGGCCCGCGCCGACGGCACCTGGGTGCTGCCGAACCTGCCGGCCAATTTCGGCCGCGTGCGTGCCCGCGCCACCTGTGTCGAGGGCGGCACCACGACCTATGGCCAGTCGGCCGAATTCGTCATCCCGGCCAACGGCTCGATCACGTTGCCGCCGATCCTGCTGGGCCCGACCACGCCGATTCCCACCCACCTGCGCGTGACGGTCCCGGATACGACCCTGGCCAGCGCGGGCGCGACCACGCAGGTGCGCGCGCAGGCCAGCTACGCCGATGGCAAGCAGACGGACGTCACGGCCAGCGGTACCAGTTTTTCCATCAGCAATCCGGCGATTGCCACGATCACGCCGCAAGGCCTGGTGACGGCGGTGCGCAGCGGCACCGTCGTCATCCAGGCCATCAACGAAGGCACCCAGGGCATCACCCAGCTGCGCGTCGCGCTGGCCGGGGCCGACAGCGACGGCGACGGCATTCCGGACGCCGAGGAGCTGCGCCTGGGCATGAACCCGAACAACGCGGCGGATGCGCTGCTGGACCTGGACCGCGACGGCCTGACCGCCGTGGACGAGTACCGTGCCGGCACCGATGCGCGCAACGGCGACACCGATGGCGATGGCCTGCCCGACGGCGGCGAGGTGCAGTGCACCGTGGGCTTCTGCACCAGCCCCGTGCTGGCCGATACCGATGGCGACGGCGTGCGCGACGGCACCGAGATCCGCACCGGCAGCGATCCCACCAGCGCCGCCAGCGTCAACTTCGGCGCGGCGCTGCAGGCCATTCGCGTCACGCCGGCCAACTTCACGCTGATCGTGAATGCACTGACGGGCAGCGCCAGCGTGCAGCTGACCGTGACGGGAACGATGATCGACGGCGTCGACATCGACCTGACCAGCACCGCCCGCCAGACCACCTACGCCAGCAGCAACGTCGCTACCTGCAACTTCGGCGCACCGGACGGGCGCGTGCATGCCAGCACCGCCGGCAGCTGCGACATCACCGTCGCCAACAACGGCCACAGCGCGACCGTGCATGGTACCGTGCAGGACTTCGCCCCGGGCGCGCTGTCGTTCCTGGCCATTCCCGGCTTCGCCAACGGCGTGGCCGTCAGCGGCGAGTTCGCCTTTGTCGCCGCCGGCTCGGCGGGACTGCAGGTGGTGGCACTGGGCGCGGACCGGCGCACGCCCGCCATCCTGGCGAGCCTGAATCTGAGCGCCAGCGCCAACGACATCGCGCTGGCCGGCAACCTGGCCTACCTCGCCACCAGCGGCGGCCTGAAGGTCGTGGACGTGACGACGCCCGCGGCACCACGGCTGCTGGGCACCTTCGCGGGCGTCGGCAACGCGATGGGTGTCAAGGTACGCGGCACCACCGCCTACGTGGTGGGCGGCGGCACGCTGTACATCGTCAGCGTGGCCAACCCCGGCGCGATGATCCAGGTCGGCTCGCTCGCACTGGGCGGCACCGGCTGGAACGTGGACGTCGACCTGACCCGCAACCTGGCCGCGGTGGCGATGGGTGGCGCCGGCCTGAAGCTGGTGGACATCAGCAACCTGTCCGCCCCGCTGCTGCGCGGCAGCGCCAGCACCGGCGACGCGCGCGGCGTCGCGCTGCGCGGCACCACCGCGATCGTGGCCGACTATGCCAGCAGCATGACGGCGGTCGACATCGCCGACCCGGGCGCGCCGGTCGTGCTGTCCAGCACCCCGCAAGCGCTGGGTGGCCTGCTGACCAACGTCACGCTGGCCGGCAATTTCGCGCTGGGCGCGGACGTGGTGTTCGTCAACGGCGTGCCGATCGTCGACATCAGCAACCCGGCGTCGCTGCAGCCGCGCGCCATCCTGAATTTCACCGATCGCGACGACAACGGCATGGGCATCGCCAGCGACGACAGCTATGTCTACCTGGTGGCGGACCGCAACAACCTGGAACGCGGCGGCAGCAGCGGCGACAGCCGCCTCTACATCGGCCAGTACCAGCCCCGCATCGACCTGGCCGGCGTCGCGCCGACCGCCACCATCACGGCACCGGCCAACGGCGCCCAGGTCTACGAGGGAGCGCCGCTGACCGTCAGCGTCGACGCGCAGGACGACATCACGGTGGCCGCCGTGCGCTTCCTCGTCAACGGCCAGACCGCCTTCACCAGCACCGGCGCGCCATACCAGTACACGATGACGGTACCGCGCGGCGTCTCGGCGCTGGAGCTGGGCGCGGTGGCGCGCGACCTCGGTGGCAACGAGGGCAGCGCGGCGGCGGTAACCGTCGGCGTGGTGCCCGATCCGCTGACGCAGGTCGTCGGCCAGGTGGTCGACGAGGCCGGCACGCCGCTGGCCGGCGCCCTCGTCACGGCGCCGGGCGGACGCACCGGCAGCACCGGCGCCGACGGCCGCTTCGCGATCCGGGAAGTGCCGACGGTGCTGGGCGACCTGGTCCTGCAGGCGGCGTGGACGCCGGCCGGCGGCGCCATCCGCACGGGCGCATCGGCGCCCACCCCGCCGGTACGCGGCGGCGTGACCGACGTCGGCGCGATCAGCGTCATCGACGTGCGCTTCGAAACGGAATACGGCACCTTGTGGACGACGTGCGACGACTGCTTCACGCCACGCACGCTGCCGTTCTCGTTCCCGTTCTACGGCACGCAGCGCGGCTCGGCTTTCGTCGGCAGCAACGGCTACCTGACGTTCGACAGCGGCGACTCGACCTACACCGAGAACGTGCCGGCGTTCACGCGGCTGCCGCGCATCTCCGCGTTCTTCGACGACCTGATCGGCGGTGGCGGCGTCCTGATCAACGACCAGTTGCCCGACCGCTTCGTCGTGACATACGACCGCACCCGCCAGTACAGCGAAGGCGGCAGCAACACGCTGCAGATCCAGCTGTACCGCGACGGCCGCATCGTGTTCGCCTACAAGGGCATGACGGCGCTGCGCAGCGGCGCCATCGCCGGCATCACGCCGGGCCCGGAGGCGCCCTTCCAGCAGGTGGACTTCAGCGCGACGCCGGCGCTGGACATCCCCGCCGGCAGCGCCGTCTACGAATACTTCACGGCCGCCAGCCAGTTCGACCTCGACAACAGCTTCGTCGTGCTGACACCCAATGCAGCCGGCGGTTACAACGTGCGCACGATCCTGCCACCGGCCGCGGTGCCGGCAGCGACGCTGACCACCGCGGCACCGCTGCAGCAGGCCGCGCCGACCGGCCTGCGGGCGCGCCAGGCGGCAGCCCCGGCGCCGGCCACGCTGGCCGGCGCCGAGGTCCGGGTCACGTCCTCCGGCAATCCGCGCTACCGCGGCATGGCCAACACGGATGCGGCGGGCGGCTTCACGCTGAAAGGTGTGCCGCCCGGCGGCATCAACGTGGAGGTATGGCGCGACGGCAGCCTGCTGGCGCGCGGCACGGCGCTGAGCGGCGCGGCGGACCAGAAGGTGCCGGTCCAGCTGGTCGCGCCGGAAGCGAAGCAGAAACGATAA
- a CDS encoding di-heme oxidoredictase family protein, giving the protein MRRTFAIGLALTLLAASAAATGVLIDASLRRDSLGLELGLPVHMQDDEEYTAPLATLLEHGRRVFSANWTSTEGGGRPLTKGNGRALSDASMPLTGARSFNRISGPDANSCMGCHNQPHGMSGGSGDFVANVFVQGQRFDFATFERGDLVPTRGALDEQGKPVTLASIGNSRHTPGMFGAGYIEMLAREMTVELQRTRDNMRRGETRALVAKGIGFGKLTRRADGLWDVSAVTGLPRLSLITATPLDPPSLVIRPWHQAGNSVSLRDFTNTSFNHHHGIQSTERFGANTDPDGDRFSNELTRADVTAASIFQATLPVPGQVIPNDPVIARAIVRGQRNFDSMGCAACHVPALPLSRSGWTFTEPGPFNPAGNLRSGDARTVQVDLNDPALPAPRLAPEHPDDLVMMVPAYTDMKLHDITDPDEPMPLESLDMNWPVWAPKFPAGNRRFLTRRLWGIANSGPYFHHGMYSTMREAVLGHSGEALASRRAFQAATSDDQAALIEFLKSLQVLPPGTVNLVVDEQYRPRTLPVEAPAPSMALAAPARPARSAQPSAQARAASATR; this is encoded by the coding sequence ATGCGCCGCACTTTCGCCATCGGCCTGGCGCTGACACTGCTGGCCGCCAGCGCCGCCGCCACCGGCGTGCTGATCGACGCCTCGCTGCGCCGCGACAGCCTGGGCCTGGAACTGGGCCTGCCGGTCCACATGCAGGACGACGAGGAGTACACGGCGCCGCTGGCAACCTTGCTGGAGCATGGCCGCCGCGTCTTTTCCGCCAACTGGACCAGCACCGAGGGCGGCGGCCGCCCACTCACCAAGGGCAACGGCCGCGCGCTGTCGGACGCGTCGATGCCGCTGACGGGGGCGCGCTCGTTCAACCGCATCTCCGGCCCCGATGCCAACTCCTGCATGGGCTGCCACAACCAGCCGCACGGCATGTCGGGCGGCAGCGGCGATTTCGTCGCCAACGTGTTCGTACAGGGCCAGCGCTTCGATTTCGCCACGTTCGAGCGGGGCGACCTGGTGCCCACTCGCGGCGCGCTGGACGAACAGGGCAAGCCCGTCACGCTGGCCAGCATCGGCAACTCGCGCCATACGCCTGGCATGTTCGGCGCCGGCTATATCGAGATGCTGGCGCGCGAGATGACGGTCGAGCTGCAACGCACCCGCGACAACATGCGCCGCGGCGAGACCCGGGCGCTGGTGGCGAAGGGCATCGGCTTCGGCAAGCTGACGCGGCGCGCGGATGGCTTGTGGGACGTCAGCGCCGTCACCGGCCTGCCGCGCCTGAGCCTGATCACGGCGACGCCGCTCGATCCGCCCTCGCTGGTGATCCGGCCCTGGCACCAGGCCGGCAATTCCGTCTCGCTGCGCGACTTCACCAATACGTCGTTCAACCACCATCACGGCATCCAGTCGACCGAGCGCTTCGGCGCCAATACCGATCCGGACGGCGACCGCTTCAGCAACGAGCTGACGCGCGCCGACGTCACGGCGGCATCGATCTTCCAGGCCACGCTGCCGGTGCCGGGCCAGGTGATTCCGAACGACCCGGTGATCGCGCGCGCGATCGTGCGCGGCCAGCGCAACTTCGACAGCATGGGGTGCGCGGCCTGCCACGTGCCGGCGCTGCCGCTGAGCCGAAGCGGCTGGACCTTCACGGAACCGGGCCCCTTCAACCCCGCCGGCAACCTGCGCAGCGGCGATGCCCGCACGGTGCAGGTGGACCTGAACGACCCCGCCCTGCCGGCGCCGCGGCTGGCGCCCGAGCATCCGGACGACCTGGTGATGATGGTGCCGGCGTACACCGACATGAAGCTGCACGACATCACCGATCCGGACGAGCCGATGCCGCTCGAGTCGCTCGACATGAATTGGCCCGTGTGGGCGCCCAAGTTCCCGGCCGGGAACCGGCGCTTCCTGACGCGCCGGCTGTGGGGCATCGCCAACTCCGGCCCGTATTTCCATCATGGCATGTACAGCACGATGCGCGAAGCGGTGCTGGGCCATTCCGGCGAGGCGCTGGCGTCGCGCCGGGCCTTCCAGGCCGCCACCAGCGACGACCAGGCGGCACTGATCGAGTTCCTGAAGTCGCTGCAGGTACTGCCGCCGGGCACCGTCAACCTCGTGGTGGACGAGCAATACCGGCCGCGTACGCTGCCGGTCGAGGCGCCAGCCCCGTCGATGGCCCTGGCCGCGCCGGCGCGCCCGGCGCGCTCCGCTCAGCCTTCCGCCCAGGCGCGTGCCGCCAGCGCCACGCGGTAA